The Clostridium sp. AWRP genome has a window encoding:
- the gap gene encoding type I glyceraldehyde-3-phosphate dehydrogenase yields MVKVGINGFGRIGRNVFKALVKRYANELQVVGINDLTDAKTLAHLLKYDSLYGRFDGTVEAKENSIVVNGNEIKIFAERDPKNIDWNSLGAEIVIESTGLFTDATKANAHLGGSVKKVLISAPAKNEDATIVMGVNEETYDASKHNIISNASCTTNCLAPFAKILDREFKIVKGLMTTVHSYTGDQRLLDAPHRDMRRARAACESMIPTTTGAAKAVALVLPQLKGKLNGFSLRVPTPTVSCTDLVAELSRDVTVEEVNAAFKKAAETDMKGILGYSDEPLVSVDYRGDERSSIVDGLSTMAIGGNMVKVVAWYDNEFGYSNRLADLTKYVADRL; encoded by the coding sequence ATGGTTAAGGTTGGAATTAATGGTTTTGGAAGAATAGGAAGGAATGTATTTAAAGCATTAGTAAAGAGATATGCTAATGAATTACAGGTTGTAGGTATCAATGATTTAACTGATGCAAAAACATTAGCTCACTTATTAAAATATGATTCTTTATATGGTAGATTTGATGGAACTGTAGAAGCAAAAGAAAATTCTATAGTTGTAAATGGAAATGAAATAAAAATATTTGCAGAAAGAGATCCTAAAAATATAGATTGGAATTCATTAGGTGCAGAAATAGTTATAGAATCCACTGGACTTTTCACAGATGCTACAAAAGCCAATGCACATTTGGGAGGATCAGTTAAAAAGGTTCTTATATCTGCTCCAGCTAAGAACGAAGATGCAACAATAGTTATGGGAGTTAACGAAGAAACGTATGATGCTTCTAAACATAATATAATTTCAAATGCATCATGTACTACAAACTGTCTTGCACCATTTGCTAAAATATTAGATAGAGAATTTAAGATAGTAAAGGGACTTATGACTACAGTACATTCATATACTGGAGACCAAAGACTTTTAGATGCTCCTCATAGAGATATGAGAAGAGCTAGAGCAGCTTGTGAATCTATGATTCCAACTACTACAGGAGCAGCAAAGGCAGTTGCACTTGTACTTCCTCAGTTAAAGGGAAAATTAAATGGATTTTCTCTTAGAGTACCTACACCTACAGTATCATGCACAGATTTAGTTGCAGAACTTTCAAGAGATGTAACAGTAGAAGAAGTAAATGCAGCATTCAAAAAAGCTGCTGAAACTGATATGAAAGGAATATTAGGATACAGTGATGAACCTTTGGTATCTGTAGATTATAGAGGAGATGAAAGATCTTCTATAGTAGATGGACTTTCAACTATGGCTATAGGTGGAAACATGGTTAAAGTTGTTGCTTGGTATGATAACGAATTTGGATATTCAAATAGACTAGCAGATTTAACTAAATACGTTGCCGACAGACTATAA
- a CDS encoding phosphoglycerate kinase: protein MAFNKKTIEDVDVSGKRVLVRCDFNVPLKDGKITDENRIIGALPTIQYLLEKNAKVILCSHLGKPKGEPKPEMSLLPVSKRLSELLKKEVVFAADDVVVGENARTAVKNMKNGDVVLLENTRYRKEETKNEDNFSKELASLAEIFVNDAFGSAHRAHCSTVGVAKFLDTAVCGYLIQKELKFLGNAVEDPTRPFIAILGGAKVSDKINVINNLLEKVDTLIIGGGMSYTFSKAEGHSIGTSLLEEDKLEYARQMIGKAKAQGVKLLLPIDTVIADKFDANANPIVTDGVDIKDGYMGLDIGPKTSKLYEEAIKDAKTVVWNGPMGVFEFENFAKGTFAVAKAMAESKATTIIGGGDSAAAVNQLGFGDKMTHISTGGGASLEFLEGKELPGIAALNDK, encoded by the coding sequence ATGGCTTTTAATAAAAAGACAATTGAGGATGTAGATGTAAGTGGAAAAAGAGTACTTGTTAGATGTGATTTTAATGTTCCACTAAAAGATGGAAAGATAACAGATGAGAATAGGATTATCGGTGCACTTCCAACTATACAATATTTACTTGAGAAAAATGCAAAGGTTATACTTTGCTCACATCTTGGAAAACCAAAGGGAGAGCCAAAACCAGAAATGTCACTGCTTCCAGTTTCAAAAAGGCTTTCAGAACTTTTAAAAAAAGAAGTTGTATTTGCAGCAGATGATGTGGTAGTAGGAGAAAATGCTAGGACTGCAGTTAAGAATATGAAAAATGGAGATGTAGTCCTTCTTGAAAACACAAGATATAGAAAAGAAGAAACTAAAAATGAAGACAATTTTTCAAAAGAACTTGCATCCCTTGCTGAAATATTTGTAAATGATGCTTTTGGTTCAGCTCATAGAGCACACTGTTCTACTGTGGGAGTTGCTAAATTTTTGGATACTGCCGTATGTGGGTACTTAATTCAAAAAGAACTTAAATTTTTAGGAAATGCAGTAGAAGACCCAACAAGACCATTTATTGCTATATTAGGTGGTGCTAAGGTTTCTGATAAAATTAATGTAATAAATAATTTGCTTGAAAAGGTAGATACCCTTATAATTGGAGGAGGAATGAGTTATACTTTTTCAAAAGCTGAAGGTCACTCTATAGGAACTTCTCTGCTAGAAGAGGATAAATTGGAGTATGCCAGACAGATGATAGGTAAGGCAAAAGCCCAAGGAGTAAAGTTACTTTTACCTATAGATACTGTAATAGCAGATAAATTTGATGCAAATGCAAACCCTATAGTTACAGATGGAGTAGATATAAAAGATGGTTATATGGGACTTGATATTGGACCAAAAACCTCTAAGCTATATGAAGAAGCTATAAAAGATGCAAAAACTGTAGTATGGAATGGACCTATGGGAGTATTTGAGTTTGAAAACTTTGCCAAGGGTACTTTTGCTGTAGCTAAAGCAATGGCTGAATCTAAAGCAACTACAATCATAGGTGGTGGAGATAGCGCTGCAGCTGTAAATCAACTTGGTTTTGGAGATAAGATGACCCATATATCTACAGGCGGAGGAGCTTCTCTTGAGTTCTTAGAGGGAAAAGAGCTGCCAGGAATAGCAGCTTTAAATGATAAATAG
- the gpmI gene encoding 2,3-bisphosphoglycerate-independent phosphoglycerate mutase — protein MKKKPVMLMILDGFGISEKTEGNAIKAAHKPNFDKYYKNYPHTELGASGLSVGLPEGQMGNSEVGHLNIGAGRIVYQALTRITKSIEERDFFKNEALNKAMDNCLKNNSSLHLLGLLSPGGVHSHTDHLKGLLKLAKEKGLEDVYIHAFTDGRDVPPSSAGSYIKDMESYIKQIGIGEIATVSGRYYAMDRDNRWERVELAYNALVYGQGKKAKSALEAVQNSYEEGKTDEFIIPTVIEERGNPIATIKDEDSVIFFNFRPDRARQLTRAINDKVFKGFKRNNLNIEFVTMTQYDSTLENVDVAFKNQLHKNTLGEYLSSKGKRQLRIAETEKYAHVTFFFNGGVEKPNENEDRDLIPSPKVATYDLKPEMSAREVTSEVLNELNQDKYDTIILNFANPDMVGHTGKFEAAKKAVEAVDECLGKIVDEVLEKDGIVFITADHGNCEQMTNYSTGNPMTAHTTNEVPFLFVSNNSKPLRQDGILADISPTILDVMGLEKPSEMTGKSLILKD, from the coding sequence ATGAAAAAGAAACCAGTAATGCTTATGATATTAGATGGTTTTGGAATATCTGAAAAAACAGAGGGAAATGCAATTAAAGCAGCCCATAAACCTAATTTTGATAAATACTATAAAAATTATCCTCATACTGAGTTAGGAGCTAGTGGATTAAGTGTAGGTCTTCCAGAAGGACAGATGGGCAATTCTGAAGTTGGACATCTAAATATAGGTGCAGGAAGAATTGTGTATCAAGCACTGACTAGAATTACAAAGTCCATAGAAGAAAGGGATTTTTTCAAAAATGAAGCTCTAAATAAAGCTATGGATAACTGTCTTAAAAATAATTCATCCCTCCATCTTTTGGGACTTTTATCACCAGGTGGTGTACATTCTCACACGGACCATTTGAAAGGACTTCTTAAATTAGCCAAGGAAAAAGGTCTAGAGGACGTATATATTCATGCTTTTACTGATGGAAGAGATGTACCTCCTTCTTCTGCTGGATCCTATATAAAAGATATGGAAAGTTACATAAAGCAAATAGGAATTGGAGAGATAGCAACAGTATCGGGAAGGTACTATGCTATGGACAGAGACAATAGATGGGAAAGGGTGGAGCTTGCATATAATGCACTTGTATATGGTCAAGGGAAAAAAGCAAAGAGTGCCCTGGAAGCAGTTCAAAATTCCTATGAAGAGGGTAAGACCGATGAATTTATAATTCCAACAGTAATTGAAGAACGTGGAAATCCAATTGCTACTATAAAAGATGAAGATTCTGTAATATTTTTTAATTTTAGACCTGATAGGGCAAGACAGCTTACACGAGCTATAAATGATAAGGTGTTTAAAGGATTTAAAAGAAATAATTTAAATATTGAGTTTGTAACTATGACACAATATGATTCTACTCTGGAAAATGTGGATGTAGCCTTTAAAAATCAACTACATAAAAATACATTGGGAGAGTATCTCAGTAGTAAAGGAAAGAGACAACTTAGAATAGCAGAAACTGAGAAATATGCTCATGTAACTTTTTTCTTTAATGGTGGAGTTGAAAAACCAAATGAAAATGAAGATAGAGATCTCATTCCTTCACCTAAAGTTGCCACTTATGATTTAAAGCCAGAAATGAGTGCTAGAGAGGTAACAAGTGAAGTATTAAATGAATTAAATCAAGATAAATATGATACTATAATATTAAATTTTGCTAATCCTGATATGGTAGGTCATACAGGAAAATTTGAGGCTGCAAAAAAAGCAGTAGAAGCAGTAGATGAATGTTTGGGTAAGATTGTAGATGAAGTTTTAGAAAAGGATGGAATAGTATTTATAACAGCAGATCATGGAAATTGTGAGCAAATGACAAATTATTCTACAGGAAATCCTATGACAGCACATACTACAAATGAAGTACCATTTTTATTTGTATCAAATAACTCAAAACCTTTGAGACAAGATGGCATATTAGCAGATATTTCTCCTACAATACTTGATGTTATGGGACTAGAAAAGCCTTCAGAAATGACAGGTAAAAGTCTCATATTAAAAGATTAA
- the rpoN gene encoding RNA polymerase factor sigma-54 gives MDFGLNLTQEQKLIMTQQMQLSIKMLQMSSFELQEYIEKEFQQNPVLDVKEPDSTEIEKDKLDYKEIIKSLNSNNFSHQSYHKSDEEEVSPFNFISHKKSLKEYLKEEIMDLNEKDYVKSICSYIIENIDHRGYLVIEEGEIEEDLKISTKLVKYCIDIIQTLEPYGIGARNLSECLRIQATQRRIDDENIFIIIDKYLELIAENKYTVIAKNMGINVKQAQEYGDIIKTFDPKPSRGFYTGEDVKYIIPDAYIEKIGDKYYIIMNDDLTPRLIINSAYKDIVENHEDKEAADYVKEKLNSAVFLIKSIQHRKSTIYKVLQKILDLQRDYFDYGERYLKPMTLKDIASSMDMHESTISRAIRDKYIYTSRGTIKIKDLFTTGISKGFAGEDVSVLIIKKSIEKIINEEDKKKPLSDQQICDLVNEQDMNISRRTVAKYREEMGIKSSKGRRRF, from the coding sequence ATGGATTTTGGACTTAATTTAACTCAAGAACAAAAATTAATCATGACTCAGCAAATGCAATTGTCCATAAAAATGCTTCAGATGTCAAGTTTTGAACTTCAGGAATATATAGAAAAAGAATTTCAACAAAACCCTGTCCTTGATGTTAAGGAACCGGATTCTACTGAGATAGAAAAAGACAAATTGGATTATAAGGAAATTATAAAGAGTCTTAATTCAAATAATTTTAGTCATCAAAGCTATCACAAAAGTGATGAAGAAGAAGTGTCTCCTTTTAACTTTATTTCTCACAAAAAGTCCTTAAAGGAATATTTAAAAGAGGAAATAATGGACTTAAATGAAAAGGATTACGTTAAATCTATATGTTCCTATATTATAGAAAATATAGATCATAGAGGATATTTAGTTATAGAAGAAGGAGAAATAGAAGAAGATCTTAAAATTTCAACAAAACTTGTAAAGTACTGTATAGATATAATTCAAACTTTAGAACCTTATGGAATAGGTGCTAGGAATTTATCCGAATGTCTGAGGATACAGGCAACACAGAGAAGAATAGATGATGAAAATATATTTATAATAATAGATAAATATTTAGAGTTAATTGCGGAAAATAAGTATACTGTTATAGCAAAGAATATGGGGATAAATGTAAAGCAGGCTCAGGAATATGGTGATATTATAAAAACTTTCGATCCAAAACCTTCTAGAGGATTTTATACAGGAGAAGATGTAAAATATATAATTCCAGATGCTTATATAGAAAAAATTGGAGACAAATATTATATAATTATGAATGATGATTTAACGCCAAGACTCATCATAAATTCAGCATATAAAGATATAGTTGAAAATCATGAGGACAAAGAAGCTGCAGATTATGTAAAAGAAAAATTAAACAGTGCAGTATTTCTTATAAAAAGTATACAACACAGAAAAAGTACTATATATAAGGTATTACAAAAAATATTGGATTTGCAAAGGGATTATTTTGACTATGGTGAAAGATATTTAAAACCAATGACCTTAAAGGATATAGCAAGTAGCATGGACATGCATGAATCTACGATAAGCAGGGCTATAAGGGATAAATATATATATACAAGTAGGGGAACAATAAAAATAAAGGACTTATTTACTACAGGGATATCAAAAGGGTTTGCTGGAGAAGATGTGTCTGTATTAATTATTAAAAAGAGTATTGAAAAAATAATAAATGAAGAAGACAAGAAAAAACCTTTGTCTGACCAACAAATATGTGATTTAGTTAATGAACAAGATATGAATATTTCTAGAAGAACTGTAGCAAAATATAGGGAGGAGATGGGCATAAAATCATCAAAAGGGAGAAGAAGATTTTAA
- a CDS encoding N-acetylmuramoyl-L-alanine amidase, translating into MNEVNSMKVAASPVVKMSNNHSSSKKYRIVLDPGHGGIDRGTSYGNMSEKDLTLKIAKYAQFYLKSQGDVVFLTRDKDKLVPLKEIGNKTNSSHADVFVSIHVNSLNDKNFNGITALYYDVNGYQKSERIRLAKTIESQAVKNDGWESKGIRRQNLAVLRYSKIPGVLMECGFITNAEDRKRLSNEDVLKRLAKNISDGIIKYLNENAQ; encoded by the coding sequence TTGAATGAAGTTAACTCTATGAAAGTAGCTGCATCTCCTGTAGTTAAAATGTCAAATAATCATAGTTCATCTAAAAAGTATCGTATAGTACTTGACCCTGGTCACGGAGGAATAGATAGAGGGACAAGCTATGGAAATATGAGTGAAAAGGACTTAACTTTAAAGATAGCAAAGTATGCTCAGTTTTACTTAAAGAGTCAGGGAGATGTAGTATTTTTGACTCGTGATAAGGACAAGCTAGTACCACTTAAAGAAATAGGTAACAAAACGAATTCTTCTCATGCAGATGTTTTTGTTTCAATTCACGTAAATTCTTTAAATGATAAAAATTTTAATGGAATAACTGCATTATATTATGATGTAAATGGATATCAAAAATCTGAAAGGATAAGATTAGCAAAAACAATAGAAAGTCAGGCAGTAAAAAATGATGGTTGGGAAAGTAAGGGCATAAGAAGACAAAATCTAGCAGTACTAAGATATAGCAAAATACCTGGAGTGCTTATGGAATGTGGATTTATAACTAATGCTGAGGATAGAAAAAGGTTGTCGAATGAGGATGTATTAAAAAGACTTGCAAAAAATATTTCAGATGGCATAATAAAGTATTTAAATGAAAATGCTCAATGA
- a CDS encoding DegV family protein: MEKIKIITDSTADLPEYILKKYDVEVLPLIINFGEESYRDGIDIDTYSLFNKMENSNIFPATAQVNPQVFLDCYNSYIKKGYKIISIHLSSKMSGTYQSACIAKETLKSDDIVVIDSMNVTSGLGIQVIKAAKLKEAGLGIKEIEKEVKKISPHIKSTLAFNSLDNLVRGGRLSKTSGVIGNILGIKIIVEVKDGEMSVVDKVRGSKRILRSMLAYLDQKGIKSGEDLILLHVGEVDILDPLRENLNEKKLDFIECEVGCTVGVHSGSGACGVFFVEDY; the protein is encoded by the coding sequence ATGGAAAAAATAAAGATAATAACAGATAGTACAGCAGATTTACCTGAATATATATTAAAAAAGTATGATGTAGAAGTACTTCCTCTTATTATTAATTTTGGTGAAGAATCCTATAGAGATGGAATTGATATAGATACTTATTCACTTTTTAATAAAATGGAAAATAGCAATATTTTTCCTGCAACGGCTCAAGTAAATCCACAGGTGTTTTTGGATTGTTATAATTCTTATATAAAAAAGGGGTACAAAATAATTTCTATTCATCTTTCATCAAAAATGAGTGGTACTTATCAATCTGCATGTATTGCCAAAGAAACCCTTAAATCAGATGATATAGTTGTAATAGATAGTATGAATGTAACTTCTGGACTAGGAATTCAAGTTATTAAGGCGGCAAAATTAAAAGAAGCAGGACTTGGGATAAAAGAAATAGAAAAAGAAGTTAAGAAAATTTCTCCCCATATAAAAAGTACTCTTGCTTTTAACAGCTTAGATAACCTTGTGAGGGGAGGGCGTCTTTCTAAAACATCTGGAGTTATAGGAAACATTTTAGGGATAAAGATAATAGTCGAAGTAAAAGATGGAGAAATGTCAGTAGTTGACAAGGTAAGAGGAAGTAAGAGAATTCTTAGAAGTATGTTAGCTTACCTTGATCAGAAAGGAATAAAAAGTGGTGAAGATTTGATATTACTTCATGTAGGAGAAGTGGATATATTGGATCCTCTGAGGGAAAACTTAAATGAGAAAAAATTAGATTTCATAGAATGTGAAGTAGGATGTACAGTTGGGGTGCATTCGGGCTCAGGAGCTTGTGGAGTATTTTTTGTAGAGGATTATTAA
- a CDS encoding DMT family transporter, with the protein MKKRLIGSICLFLAACIWGGMYVVSKYILEFISPITLVWIRYAIAFVVLFLILMFFNYKKGCKVVIKKKDWLLIAWIGFIGYFISICLQFMGTKLSDAHMGSLITASTPVFVIIFARFILKELFTKKKIISLILAAFGVIIVIGLDSMFMKHLLGNIILVGAAVTWALLSVYVKIASKRFDSLIITTYAMLFALIFTTPFMLMQNNNFALILNNRSLILGMIYLGVVSTAGAFFLWNKGIELMDTGTGSLFLFFQPVTGSIFGWFYLHEQLTFGFFIGGILIVIAVVIATTNADD; encoded by the coding sequence ATGAAAAAAAGATTGATTGGATCAATATGCTTATTTTTGGCAGCTTGTATATGGGGTGGAATGTATGTAGTTAGTAAATATATACTGGAGTTTATTTCTCCAATTACACTTGTGTGGATTAGATATGCAATTGCCTTTGTAGTTCTGTTTTTAATACTTATGTTTTTTAATTATAAAAAAGGATGTAAGGTAGTTATAAAAAAGAAGGACTGGCTTCTCATTGCATGGATAGGTTTTATAGGATATTTTATTTCTATATGCCTCCAGTTTATGGGCACAAAATTATCAGATGCACATATGGGATCATTAATTACAGCGTCTACACCTGTATTTGTGATTATATTTGCCAGATTCATACTTAAGGAGTTATTTACAAAGAAAAAAATAATCTCTCTAATACTTGCTGCTTTTGGTGTCATCATAGTTATTGGATTGGATTCCATGTTTATGAAACATCTTTTAGGAAATATAATTCTTGTTGGGGCTGCTGTGACCTGGGCGTTATTGTCTGTTTATGTAAAAATAGCATCTAAGCGATTTGATTCACTAATTATAACTACATATGCAATGCTATTTGCTTTAATATTTACCACTCCATTTATGCTAATGCAAAATAATAACTTTGCATTAATACTAAATAACAGAAGTCTCATACTTGGGATGATTTATCTTGGAGTTGTATCTACAGCAGGAGCATTTTTTTTGTGGAATAAAGGAATTGAACTTATGGATACAGGAACTGGATCCCTATTTTTATTTTTTCAGCCTGTTACGGGTTCAATTTTTGGATGGTTCTACCTCCACGAGCAGCTTACATTTGGCTTTTTTATAGGTGGGATACTTATAGTAATTGCAGTGGTTATAGCTACTACAAATGCGGATGATTGA
- the tpiA gene encoding triose-phosphate isomerase: MRKAIIAGNWKMNKTVTEALKLVEELKPLVSDAKCDVVVCPPYVCLDAVVKAVKGSNIKVGAQNMHYEENGAYTGEVAPNMLKDIGIDFVIIGHSERRQYFNETDESINKKVKKAFAYDINPIVCCGETLEERESDVTEEVLGKQIKIDLAGLEKSQVEKLVVAYEPIWAIGTGKTATDKQANDTIAYIRSVIAKMYGRETAEKTRIQYGGSVKPATIKAQMAQSDIDGALVGGASLKSEDFAKIVNY; the protein is encoded by the coding sequence ATGAGAAAGGCAATAATAGCTGGAAATTGGAAAATGAATAAAACTGTAACTGAAGCACTGAAGTTAGTTGAAGAGTTAAAACCTCTAGTAAGTGATGCGAAATGCGATGTAGTTGTATGTCCTCCTTATGTTTGTTTAGATGCAGTTGTCAAAGCAGTAAAGGGAAGTAACATAAAAGTAGGAGCACAAAATATGCACTATGAAGAAAATGGAGCGTATACTGGAGAAGTAGCTCCTAATATGCTTAAGGATATTGGAATAGATTTTGTAATAATTGGGCACAGTGAAAGAAGACAATATTTCAATGAGACAGACGAGTCAATTAATAAAAAAGTGAAAAAAGCTTTTGCATACGATATAAACCCTATAGTTTGTTGTGGAGAGACTTTAGAAGAAAGAGAATCAGATGTAACAGAAGAAGTTTTAGGGAAACAGATAAAGATTGATCTTGCAGGACTTGAAAAAAGTCAGGTGGAAAAATTAGTTGTGGCATACGAACCAATATGGGCTATAGGTACGGGAAAAACTGCTACAGACAAACAGGCAAATGATACTATAGCTTATATTAGAAGTGTAATTGCCAAAATGTATGGCAGGGAAACAGCGGAGAAAACAAGAATTCAATATGGTGGTTCTGTGAAACCGGCTACAATTAAAGCTCAGATGGCACAGTCAGATATAGATGGAGCGTTAGTTGGAGGAGCCAGCTTAAAGTCAGAAGACTTTGCAAAAATAGTTAATTACTAA
- a CDS encoding sugar-binding domain-containing protein: MEDVLKFEQRIVPELVKLLEKRYNILRTIYYNQPVGRRVLANNLGIGERIVRTEINFLKAQGFIEINTPGMTITSDGEEIINKLKDFIHELRGLSKIEEFMKDNLDLENIIIVPGNCDEDITVLNEIGRAAASYLKNVLKSNDVIAITGGSTIKEVIDNMPKVSNIKDILVVPARGGMGKNVETQANTLSARLAEKLEGTYKLLHVPDNLSGNALKAIIEEKDIQDILKNISNANILMYGVGMACKMAKRRGLPEEKINKIQEDGAVGEAFGCYFDRNGNVVYSTPSIGIVNEEIGKIEILMAVAGGSSKAEAILATVRNNHNGILITDEGAAREIVKFIK, from the coding sequence GTGGAAGATGTACTTAAATTTGAGCAGAGAATAGTACCTGAATTAGTAAAACTATTAGAGAAAAGATATAACATTTTAAGGACTATATACTATAACCAACCTGTGGGAAGGAGAGTATTAGCCAATAACCTAGGCATAGGTGAGAGAATTGTTAGAACTGAAATAAACTTTCTTAAAGCTCAAGGCTTTATTGAAATAAACACTCCTGGCATGACTATAACGTCGGATGGAGAAGAAATTATAAACAAACTTAAGGATTTTATACACGAATTAAGAGGATTGTCTAAGATTGAGGAATTTATGAAGGATAATTTAGATTTAGAAAATATCATAATTGTTCCAGGAAATTGTGATGAAGATATAACTGTGCTAAATGAAATAGGAAGAGCTGCTGCAAGTTATCTTAAGAATGTGTTAAAAAGCAATGATGTCATTGCAATTACTGGTGGATCCACTATAAAAGAAGTAATTGATAATATGCCTAAAGTTTCTAACATAAAGGACATATTAGTTGTGCCAGCTAGAGGTGGCATGGGCAAAAATGTTGAAACTCAAGCCAATACCCTATCGGCTAGATTAGCAGAAAAATTAGAAGGTACTTATAAATTACTTCATGTTCCTGACAATTTAAGTGGCAATGCGTTAAAGGCAATTATTGAGGAAAAAGATATACAGGATATATTAAAAAATATATCAAATGCAAATATACTTATGTATGGTGTAGGAATGGCTTGTAAAATGGCAAAAAGAAGAGGATTACCAGAAGAAAAGATAAATAAGATCCAGGAAGATGGAGCAGTAGGAGAAGCTTTTGGATGTTACTTTGATAGAAATGGAAATGTAGTATATTCTACTCCAAGCATAGGAATAGTAAATGAAGAAATAGGTAAAATAGAGATATTGATGGCTGTAGCTGGAGGAAGCAGTAAGGCTGAGGCTATTCTTGCTACAGTAAGAAATAATCATAATGGCATCCTTATTACAGATGAAGGTGCTGCTAGGGAAATTGTTAAATTCATAAAGTAA
- the trmL gene encoding tRNA (uridine(34)/cytosine(34)/5-carboxymethylaminomethyluridine(34)-2'-O)-methyltransferase TrmL, which translates to MSLNIVLFQPEIPQNTGNIARTCVLTGSKLHLIKPLGFSLDEKHLRRAGLDYWKYLDLTLYDSYEELREKYKDGTFYFSTTHGKNFYHEAKFKDGDFIVFGRETCGLPDEIRDSDPEKCIRVPMIKTSTRSLNLSNTVAIVAYEALRQIDFPDMK; encoded by the coding sequence TTGAGTTTAAATATAGTGTTATTTCAGCCTGAAATACCACAAAATACTGGAAACATTGCTAGAACATGTGTACTTACAGGATCCAAGCTCCATCTGATAAAACCTTTAGGTTTTAGTTTAGATGAAAAACATTTGAGAAGGGCAGGTCTTGACTATTGGAAGTACCTAGATTTAACTTTATATGATTCTTATGAAGAGCTTAGAGAAAAATATAAAGATGGTACTTTTTATTTTTCTACCACTCATGGGAAAAACTTTTATCATGAAGCAAAATTTAAAGACGGGGACTTTATAGTATTTGGAAGGGAAACCTGTGGTTTGCCAGATGAAATAAGAGATAGTGACCCTGAAAAATGTATAAGAGTTCCTATGATAAAAACAAGTACTCGTTCCTTAAATTTATCTAATACTGTAGCAATAGTTGCCTATGAGGCGTTAAGGCAGATAGATTTTCCCGATATGAAATAA